One genomic segment of Ignavibacteriota bacterium includes these proteins:
- a CDS encoding response regulator, whose translation MDNPKDILIIDDEKVILDAIQKIASLENLTSDACLDVDEALEKLETKSYRLIISDIMMPGKDGFQLLQILNQKRIATPVIITTGYSTLENAVKVLYDGAIGFIPKPFTIEELISLISRGLLYQKLFKDKFKLSKTSNNELIAYVPCPTKYYRLGHDSWLCYSSEGTIKIGVTDLFLKSINSVQSLDLMKLGDSIYQGGVCAKIVDSKELLHQLLSPVSGKIIEVNNQIFEIKNLLEKDPYFNGWLYRIIPNNIDAELSNLTPCSSDF comes from the coding sequence ATGGATAATCCAAAAGATATTTTAATTATAGATGACGAAAAAGTAATTCTTGATGCGATTCAAAAAATTGCAAGTTTAGAAAATCTTACTTCTGATGCTTGCCTTGATGTTGATGAAGCTTTAGAAAAATTAGAAACTAAATCTTACCGACTTATTATTAGTGATATTATGATGCCCGGAAAAGATGGTTTTCAACTTTTACAAATATTAAATCAAAAAAGAATTGCAACGCCGGTTATAATTACAACCGGTTATTCTACTTTAGAAAATGCTGTAAAAGTTTTATACGATGGAGCAATTGGATTTATACCCAAACCATTTACAATTGAAGAGTTAATAAGTTTAATTTCGCGTGGCTTATTATACCAGAAACTTTTTAAAGACAAATTCAAATTGAGCAAAACATCCAATAACGAGTTAATTGCATACGTTCCTTGTCCAACAAAATATTACAGACTTGGTCACGATAGCTGGCTATGTTATTCATCAGAAGGGACTATAAAAATAGGCGTAACTGATTTATTTCTTAAATCAATTAATTCAGTTCAATCTCTTGATTTAATGAAATTAGGAGATTCAATTTACCAAGGCGGAGTTTGCGCCAAAATTGTTGACAGCAAAGAACTTCTTCACCAATTACTTTCGCCGGTTAGCGGAAAAATTATTGAAGTAAATAATCAAATATTTGAAATAAAAAATTTATTAGAGAAAGATCCATACTTTAACGGATGGTTGTATAGAATTATTCCAAATAATATAGATGCTGAACTATCAAATTTAACGCCATGTAGTTCAGATTTTTAA
- a CDS encoding 4Fe-4S dicluster domain-containing protein: MSQNRRDFLKTIAVIGASGTALSTVTPKKIKAAPENIISNERKGVLVDTTVCIGCRKCEWACKGAHDIEQGNYEDYQNDKSFETNRRPSAKSLTVVNQYFTEETPATIKLQCMHCDHPACVSACIVGAFTKVENGSVIWDTNKCIGCRYCMVACPFQVPSFEYEKALDPKIAKCDFCYERTKVGKLPACIEICPVEAMTYGKREDLILEAKRRIKNYPDRYYDHIFGEYEVGGTSWLYIAQKDLVSSVFPKLGNNPAPGVSESIQHGLFAYFVPPIAVYALLGGIMWLSKDRETKKENK; encoded by the coding sequence ATGTCACAAAATAGACGAGACTTTTTAAAAACAATTGCAGTTATTGGGGCAAGTGGAACAGCGCTTTCTACTGTAACTCCAAAAAAAATTAAGGCTGCACCGGAAAATATTATAAGTAACGAAAGAAAAGGTGTACTTGTTGATACAACAGTTTGCATCGGATGCAGAAAATGCGAATGGGCATGTAAAGGTGCTCATGATATTGAACAAGGAAATTATGAAGATTACCAAAATGACAAATCTTTTGAAACTAACAGAAGACCTTCTGCAAAAAGTTTGACCGTTGTAAATCAATATTTTACTGAAGAAACTCCGGCAACAATAAAATTACAGTGCATGCATTGCGATCATCCAGCTTGCGTTTCGGCATGTATTGTTGGAGCATTTACCAAAGTTGAAAATGGCTCAGTAATTTGGGATACGAATAAATGTATTGGTTGCAGATATTGTATGGTTGCTTGCCCATTTCAAGTTCCTTCTTTTGAATATGAAAAAGCTCTCGATCCTAAAATTGCGAAATGTGATTTTTGTTATGAAAGAACAAAAGTCGGCAAACTTCCGGCTTGTATTGAAATTTGTCCGGTTGAAGCAATGACTTACGGAAAAAGAGAAGATTTAATATTAGAAGCCAAGAGAAGAATTAAAAATTATCCAGATAGATATTATGATCACATTTTTGGCGAATACGAAGTTGGCGGAACATCTTGGTTATATATTGCGCAAAAAGATTTAGTTAGTTCTGTATTTCCAAAATTAGGAAATAATCCGGCACCCGGAGTTTCAGAATCAATTCAACATGGATTGTTTGCATATTTTGTTCCGCCAATTGCAGTTTACGCTTTACTTGGTGGAATTATGTGGTTAAGTAAAGATAGAGAAACTAAAAAGGAGAATAAATAA
- a CDS encoding DUF481 domain-containing protein yields the protein MKIKVIIILFFFIKLNAQNNEIGAGIGLGSFMGNFPSQTVFGGKLFYEFQSPIIYFDKINIHFSAAQKLEKFLPGNNRIEYFSYFYSVGTSVLFLQNPNENFYVSEGLGLIYLNDRSFSDINSWNLGLLLSLNFAYQINPQSKLGFNFDYGMTFTNTNSSYSLFLINYTFAL from the coding sequence ATGAAAATAAAAGTAATCATCATTTTATTTTTTTTTATAAAGCTAAATGCACAAAATAATGAAATTGGTGCGGGAATTGGTTTAGGTTCATTTATGGGAAATTTTCCGTCACAAACAGTTTTTGGCGGAAAATTATTTTATGAATTTCAATCTCCAATAATTTATTTTGATAAAATAAATATTCACTTTTCCGCAGCACAAAAATTAGAAAAATTTCTTCCCGGAAATAATAGAATAGAATATTTCTCTTACTTTTATTCGGTTGGAACTTCTGTTTTATTTCTTCAAAATCCCAATGAAAATTTTTACGTTAGTGAAGGATTAGGTTTAATTTATTTGAATGATAGATCTTTCAGCGATATTAATTCTTGGAATTTGGGATTGTTACTAAGTTTAAATTTTGCATATCAAATAAATCCGCAATCAAAACTTGGTTTTAATTTTGATTACGGAATGACGTTTACAAATACAAATTCGAGTTATAGTTTGTTCTTAATAAATTACACTTTCGCTTTATAA
- the hybB gene encoding Ni/Fe-hydrogenase cytochrome b subunit: MSHLHLPTPISKKFFTPGVIVLSVIALNGIIFLLGRFFFGIGSVTNLNDQFPWGIWIGLDVAAGVALAAGGFTTAALGHIMHRDKYETVIRPALLTAMLGYTFVATGVFVDIGRWYYIWHPLVMWNGNSALFEVGICVMIYVSVLYIEFLPIVTERFIDKVNLPGFLSRFNKIIDRLLRALDRGLSKTMFVFIIAGVVLSCLHQSSLGTLMIIAGPKMHPLWQTPILPLLFLLSAFSVGFPMVIAESLSASRSFGLKPETEVLSSLSKFIAPLLGIYLIGKLGDMVIRETFVYLAEINSISIMFGIEIIIGVIVPLRMFLSPEVRKSPTGLFIASMLVIFGVVMNRFNNFVTAYNPPYAVESYFPSFGEISVTLGFVAIEILMYRLFVMIFPVISIPSTKANIKTKYAIRGVAK, encoded by the coding sequence ATGAGTCATTTACATTTACCAACTCCTATTAGTAAAAAGTTTTTCACACCGGGAGTTATTGTATTATCGGTTATAGCATTAAACGGAATAATTTTTCTGCTCGGAAGATTTTTCTTCGGAATTGGATCTGTAACAAATTTAAATGATCAATTTCCTTGGGGAATTTGGATTGGTTTAGATGTTGCAGCCGGTGTAGCTTTAGCCGCCGGTGGATTTACAACTGCAGCTCTTGGTCACATAATGCATAGAGATAAATATGAAACGGTTATTCGTCCAGCTTTATTAACCGCAATGTTGGGCTATACTTTTGTTGCAACCGGAGTTTTTGTAGATATTGGAAGATGGTATTATATCTGGCATCCTTTGGTAATGTGGAACGGAAATTCCGCATTATTTGAAGTTGGTATTTGTGTTATGATTTATGTTTCGGTTTTGTATATAGAATTCCTTCCGATAGTTACCGAAAGATTTATTGACAAAGTTAATCTTCCCGGATTTTTAAGCAGATTTAATAAAATTATTGATCGATTATTACGAGCTCTTGATAGAGGACTTAGTAAAACAATGTTTGTATTTATAATTGCCGGAGTTGTACTTTCATGTCTGCATCAATCTTCATTGGGAACTTTAATGATTATTGCCGGACCCAAAATGCATCCTTTGTGGCAAACTCCTATTCTTCCTTTGCTATTTTTATTGAGCGCATTTTCTGTAGGATTTCCAATGGTAATTGCGGAATCGTTAAGTGCATCAAGATCATTTGGATTAAAACCGGAAACTGAAGTTTTGTCAAGTTTATCAAAATTTATTGCTCCATTATTAGGAATTTATTTGATTGGAAAACTTGGCGATATGGTTATCAGAGAAACATTTGTTTACTTAGCAGAAATAAATTCAATCAGTATAATGTTTGGAATAGAAATTATAATTGGAGTAATAGTTCCGTTAAGAATGTTTTTATCACCCGAAGTTAGAAAATCACCAACCGGATTATTCATCGCATCAATGCTTGTAATTTTCGGTGTTGTAATGAATAGATTTAACAATTTCGTAACTGCATATAATCCGCCTTACGCTGTTGAATCATACTTTCCGTCATTTGGTGAAATTTCTGTAACGCTTGGATTTGTAGCAATTGAAATTTTGATGTATAGACTTTTTGTTATGATATTTCCGGTAATAAGTATTCCTTCAACAAAAGCAAATATTAAAACAAAATATGCTATCCGCGGAGTTGCAAAATGA
- a CDS encoding bifunctional 3-deoxy-7-phosphoheptulonate synthase/chorismate mutase, with product MEESKKLENLREKINNLDNDLLQLLAERRKFSSEIVESKIESDQPIRDLDRETELLSRIINSGKKIGLDSHYVSKIFYDIIDDSVRLQQNHFQKSLFDNGTDVIRIAIQGIDGSYSSMAAKKFFAQFNKEIIFISKERFDEVALEVEEGRADFAMLPIENTTSGGINEVYDLLLHTKLSIIGEEKFRVKHCLVGSENTTLGKLELIFAHYQAAAQCNKFLATIPNVKIQYFADTALSAKKIKEEGKVEFGAIASEEAANFFNLKILQRDIANQPENFTRFLVCSRMTQKIDPRIPAKTSLVMATAHTAGSLLKALAVFSKFDVNIEKLESRPIIGNPWEEMFYLDFEGNIQDEKIKLLLDDLGIHTRFIKVLGCYPTKEIGKAALDFLAASAGKTDEEKKTEPVQNVEKPKKSSKPKSYKLASRDYKSEDTIIKVNDISIGGNNFIVIGGPCSVESHDQIFQCAQFAKEHGTQILRGGCFKPRTSPYSFQGMGFDGLNELKSAGKKYDMPIITEVLSSEQVTEVALHSDIVQIGARNMQNFSLLKEVGRIHRPVMLKRGMMSSLDELLNAAEYILAHGNRQVILCERGIRTFETATRNTLDLSAIPFLKELTHLPIIVDPSHAIGVRDKVAPLAKAAKVVGAHGIMIEFHPDPDKALSDGEQSLTFEQYGTLMKELYEL from the coding sequence ATGGAAGAATCAAAAAAACTGGAAAATTTAAGGGAAAAAATAAATAATCTTGATAACGATCTTTTACAATTGCTTGCCGAAAGAAGAAAATTTAGCTCGGAAATTGTTGAATCAAAAATTGAATCTGATCAGCCGATTAGAGATTTGGATAGAGAAACCGAATTACTTTCTCGTATAATAAATTCCGGTAAAAAAATTGGTTTGGATTCTCATTATGTTTCGAAAATATTTTATGATATTATTGATGATTCAGTTCGTTTGCAGCAAAATCATTTTCAAAAATCTTTGTTTGATAACGGAACCGATGTTATAAGAATTGCAATTCAAGGAATTGACGGCTCTTACAGTTCAATGGCGGCAAAAAAGTTTTTTGCACAATTTAATAAAGAAATTATTTTTATTAGCAAAGAAAGATTTGATGAAGTTGCTTTGGAAGTTGAAGAGGGAAGAGCTGATTTTGCAATGCTGCCAATCGAAAATACAACTTCCGGCGGCATTAATGAAGTTTACGATTTGTTACTTCACACAAAATTATCAATAATCGGCGAAGAAAAATTTAGAGTAAAACATTGTTTGGTTGGATCAGAAAATACAACTTTAGGAAAATTAGAATTAATTTTTGCTCATTATCAAGCTGCGGCGCAATGCAATAAATTTTTAGCAACAATTCCAAACGTAAAAATTCAATATTTTGCCGATACGGCTCTTTCTGCAAAAAAAATTAAAGAAGAAGGTAAAGTTGAATTTGGTGCAATTGCCAGCGAAGAAGCAGCAAATTTTTTCAATTTGAAAATTTTACAAAGAGATATTGCAAATCAACCCGAAAACTTTACAAGGTTTTTAGTTTGTTCAAGAATGACACAAAAAATTGATCCGAGAATTCCCGCAAAAACTTCACTCGTTATGGCAACAGCGCACACTGCCGGATCACTTTTAAAGGCTTTAGCGGTTTTCAGCAAATTTGACGTAAATATAGAAAAATTGGAATCTCGTCCAATCATAGGAAATCCTTGGGAAGAAATGTTTTACTTGGATTTTGAAGGTAATATTCAAGACGAAAAAATTAAATTATTGTTGGATGATTTAGGAATTCATACAAGATTTATAAAAGTTTTAGGTTGTTACCCGACAAAAGAAATTGGTAAAGCTGCGCTTGATTTTCTTGCTGCTTCTGCGGGAAAAACTGATGAAGAAAAGAAAACCGAGCCGGTTCAAAATGTTGAAAAACCAAAGAAATCTTCTAAACCAAAAAGTTATAAACTCGCAAGCAGAGATTATAAATCGGAAGATACAATTATAAAAGTAAATGATATTTCAATCGGCGGAAATAATTTTATTGTAATCGGCGGACCTTGTTCTGTTGAATCTCATGATCAAATTTTTCAATGCGCGCAATTTGCAAAAGAACACGGAACTCAAATTTTACGCGGCGGATGTTTTAAACCGAGAACTTCTCCATATAGTTTTCAAGGAATGGGTTTTGACGGTTTGAACGAATTAAAAAGTGCCGGAAAAAAATATGATATGCCAATAATTACGGAAGTTCTCTCTTCTGAACAAGTTACCGAAGTTGCTTTGCATTCTGATATTGTACAAATTGGCGCAAGAAATATGCAGAATTTTTCTCTTCTTAAGGAAGTTGGAAGAATCCACCGACCTGTAATGCTGAAAAGGGGAATGATGTCTTCACTTGATGAATTATTAAATGCAGCTGAATATATTTTAGCCCACGGAAATCGACAAGTAATTTTATGCGAGCGAGGAATTAGAACTTTTGAAACCGCAACAAGAAATACTTTGGATTTAAGTGCAATTCCGTTTTTGAAAGAACTTACTCATTTGCCAATTATTGTTGATCCATCTCATGCAATTGGAGTTAGAGATAAAGTTGCTCCTTTGGCAAAAGCTGCAAAGGTTGTTGGTGCTCATGGAATTATGATTGAATTTCATCCCGATCCGGATAAAGCTTTAAGCGATGGCGAACAATCATTAACTTTTGAGCAATACGGAACTTTGATGAAAGAACTTTATGAGTTGTAA
- a CDS encoding cytochrome c3 family protein gives MKIIKLYIFLFIVSSTTFGQITNLKTHAQMDVDCKKCHICDTPTKANPCLIACPRNKSDIIRHSPDEGPNEIYLAEIKVEKDLYKPVKFSHKLHSEMSLMSGGCVSCHHFNPPGKIVKCVTCHEPERSRTNLSTPDLKAALHRQCIGCHSTWEEKTECKSCHLLNTEKKSDSKKVKSAENVHPKITIPAKIVYETKAKEGKFVTYFHNDHSSLFGLECNACHTQESCANCHNKKEKFVADKKADKHSRCSSCHKTDNQKTCNQCHQNSEAKPFDHKLKTGFAVTGYHNISDCSQCHKEKNKFTGLKQACVYCHKNNDGVFDHNITGLKLDDIHIEFYCENCHAKNNYTAKPTCDECHDDVSYPDDLPGEKIK, from the coding sequence ATGAAAATAATTAAATTATATATTTTTCTATTCATCGTTTCCTCAACTACATTTGGACAAATCACAAATTTAAAAACACATGCCCAAATGGATGTTGATTGCAAAAAATGTCATATTTGCGATACTCCGACAAAAGCAAATCCATGCTTAATTGCTTGCCCACGAAATAAATCAGATATAATCAGACATTCTCCTGATGAGGGACCAAATGAAATATATCTCGCAGAAATTAAAGTCGAAAAAGATTTATATAAACCGGTAAAATTTTCGCACAAGTTACATTCTGAAATGTCACTTATGTCCGGCGGTTGCGTTTCTTGCCATCATTTTAATCCACCCGGAAAAATTGTTAAATGTGTAACTTGTCACGAACCCGAAAGAAGCAGAACAAACTTAAGTACACCGGATTTGAAAGCTGCACTTCACCGCCAATGCATCGGTTGTCATTCCACGTGGGAAGAAAAGACAGAATGTAAAAGTTGCCATTTATTAAATACAGAAAAAAAATCTGATTCAAAAAAAGTAAAAAGTGCAGAAAATGTTCATCCTAAAATTACAATTCCCGCAAAAATTGTTTATGAAACAAAAGCCAAAGAAGGAAAATTTGTAACTTATTTCCATAATGATCATTCTTCGCTTTTCGGATTAGAATGCAATGCTTGTCATACTCAAGAAAGTTGTGCAAATTGCCATAATAAAAAAGAAAAATTTGTTGCTGATAAAAAAGCCGATAAACATTCAAGATGTTCAAGCTGTCACAAAACAGATAATCAAAAAACTTGCAATCAATGTCATCAAAATTCAGAAGCCAAACCTTTCGATCATAAATTAAAAACTGGTTTTGCTGTAACCGGATATCATAACATTTCCGATTGCAGTCAATGCCACAAAGAAAAAAATAAATTCACTGGATTAAAACAAGCATGTGTTTATTGCCATAAAAATAATGATGGAGTTTTTGATCATAATATTACCGGATTAAAATTAGATGATATTCACATTGAATTTTATTGCGAAAATTGTCACGCAAAAAATAATTATACAGCAAAACCAACTTGCGATGAATGTCACGATGATGTAAGTTATCCAGATGATTTACCTGGAGAAAAAATAAAATGA
- a CDS encoding HAMP domain-containing protein — protein MRLILAVSVTVILILATFAYFSITSQSDSLISEVERHANQLSETIRHSTRFDMLSNRRDHIHNIINRIGEEKSIRNIRVLNKEGEIIYSTEEKEIGDMVDKNAESCYACHAKNEPLQKLSIKERTRIFRVDPDSSRVLGIINPIYNEKSCWEAECHAHPEDKIVLGVLDISVSLYEVDHLTQNSTMNVILFAIIATLILATIVRILVKNLIQKPVRNLVEATNYVAVGNFNYRIASKRKDELGRLANSFDNMTKKISEMRMQLFQSDKMASIGKLAAGVAHEINNPLTGVLTYSSFLLNRVKDNPELKADLEVIVRETKRSREIVKGLLDFSRQSTPKRGKVEINSVIENALSIVVNQLKINHIELKKDYDSKIPEISGDSNQIQQVILNLIVNAIDAVGSKGGIISIKTSIIKLSPYGITQIRKALCPKGHDLIDEEHKINGRPSIKLKAKSGNNEGFIHLDPIYGNHNHHYGIQFNRNETVKLFCPECGISLLDETEFGPNCEAPIYKLMVPEQGTLKGCTKYGCNWQKWDFVDESGDHNFVEIIISDTGCGIDKNDMDKIFDPFFSTKGQKGTGLGLSVIWGIVDNHRGKISVDSEVGKGTTFKIHLPEV, from the coding sequence ATGCGATTAATATTAGCTGTTTCAGTAACTGTAATTTTAATATTGGCAACATTTGCATATTTCAGTATTACTTCACAATCAGATAGTTTAATATCTGAAGTTGAAAGACATGCAAATCAGTTAAGTGAAACAATTAGACACAGTACTCGTTTTGATATGCTCTCAAATAGAAGAGATCACATTCACAATATTATTAATAGAATTGGCGAAGAAAAAAGTATCAGAAATATTAGAGTGTTGAATAAAGAAGGTGAAATAATTTATTCTACCGAAGAAAAAGAAATTGGCGATATGGTTGATAAAAATGCTGAAAGTTGTTATGCATGCCATGCAAAAAATGAACCTCTTCAAAAATTATCAATTAAAGAAAGAACAAGAATTTTTAGAGTTGATCCGGATTCCTCTAGAGTTTTGGGAATTATTAATCCAATCTATAATGAAAAAAGCTGCTGGGAAGCTGAATGTCATGCGCATCCGGAAGATAAAATTGTTTTAGGAGTTTTAGATATTTCCGTTTCACTTTATGAAGTAGATCATTTAACACAAAATAGCACAATGAATGTAATTCTATTTGCAATTATTGCAACACTAATTTTGGCAACAATTGTAAGAATATTGGTTAAGAATTTAATTCAGAAACCGGTAAGAAATTTAGTTGAAGCTACAAATTATGTTGCAGTCGGAAATTTTAATTATAGAATTGCCTCAAAAAGAAAAGATGAACTGGGACGACTTGCAAACTCGTTTGATAATATGACAAAGAAAATTTCTGAAATGAGAATGCAGCTTTTTCAATCTGATAAAATGGCTTCAATCGGTAAACTTGCAGCCGGTGTTGCTCACGAAATAAACAATCCTTTAACCGGAGTTTTAACTTATAGCAGTTTTCTTTTAAATCGAGTTAAAGATAATCCCGAATTAAAAGCTGATCTTGAAGTTATTGTTCGCGAGACAAAAAGAAGCAGAGAAATTGTAAAAGGTTTGTTGGATTTTTCGCGACAATCAACTCCAAAAAGAGGAAAGGTTGAAATTAATTCAGTTATAGAAAATGCACTAAGTATTGTTGTTAATCAACTTAAAATTAATCACATCGAATTAAAAAAAGATTACGATTCAAAAATACCTGAAATCTCCGGAGATTCTAACCAAATACAACAAGTAATTCTTAACCTAATTGTAAATGCTATTGATGCAGTAGGAAGTAAAGGCGGAATAATTTCTATCAAAACAAGTATAATAAAGCTTTCTCCTTACGGAATAACTCAAATAAGAAAAGCTTTATGTCCAAAAGGACATGATCTTATTGATGAAGAACATAAAATAAACGGAAGACCATCAATAAAATTAAAAGCAAAATCCGGAAACAATGAGGGATTTATTCATCTTGATCCAATTTACGGAAATCATAATCATCATTACGGAATTCAGTTTAACAGAAATGAAACAGTAAAATTATTTTGTCCCGAATGCGGCATATCACTTTTGGATGAAACTGAATTTGGTCCTAATTGTGAAGCACCAATTTACAAATTGATGGTTCCCGAACAAGGTACTTTAAAAGGCTGCACCAAATACGGATGCAATTGGCAAAAGTGGGATTTTGTTGATGAAAGCGGCGATCACAATTTTGTGGAAATAATTATTTCCGATACCGGATGCGGAATTGATAAAAATGATATGGATAAAATTTTTGATCCTTTCTTTTCAACAAAAGGACAAAAAGGAACCGGTCTTGGGCTTTCTGTTATTTGGGGAATTGTGGATAATCATAGAGGAAAAATTTCTGTTGATAGTGAAGTGGGAAAAGGAACAACATTTAAAATTCATTTACCGGAAGTATAA
- a CDS encoding GNAT family N-acetyltransferase yields MENFKIKFAQQNDVPIILDFIKKLAEYEKLSHQVIATEEELKKTLFDEKSNAEVILGYFNETPVAFALFFHNYSTFLAKKGIYLEDLFVLEEFRRNSFGKQMLKFLAKLAVERNCGRFEWSVLDWNTPAINFYKKIGAELKTEWILTRLTGTLLLEFAKD; encoded by the coding sequence ATGGAAAATTTCAAAATTAAATTTGCGCAACAAAATGATGTTCCGATAATTTTAGATTTTATAAAAAAATTAGCTGAATATGAAAAATTATCACATCAAGTAATTGCAACTGAAGAAGAATTAAAAAAAACTTTGTTTGATGAAAAAAGTAATGCGGAAGTAATTCTTGGATATTTTAATGAAACTCCAGTAGCGTTTGCACTTTTCTTTCATAATTACTCAACATTTTTAGCCAAGAAAGGAATTTATTTAGAAGATTTATTTGTACTTGAAGAATTTAGAAGAAATAGTTTTGGAAAACAAATGCTCAAATTTTTGGCTAAACTTGCAGTTGAAAGAAATTGTGGAAGATTTGAATGGTCGGTTTTGGATTGGAATACTCCGGCAATTAATTTTTACAAAAAAATTGGAGCCGAATTAAAAACAGAATGGATTTTAACAAGATTAACCGGAACTTTACTTTTAGAATTTGCAAAAGATTAA
- a CDS encoding response regulator translates to MALFILAVIIFVIADILIRFIIKRVQEKKIKIERENVLKVSLNLDFSKEAKTLKRAEVDNPKAKILCVDDEEIILSSFRKILVLDGYAVDTVETGQEALHLVQINHYDFVFTDLKMPSMDGVDVAKGVKHLRPDIDVVIITGYATVESAVEVMKFGAMDYVQKPFTEDELLEFVKKSLIKRLDRIKKTLRPQVHISHLTGSEYFNSGEFAIPGGVFISKNHCWLAIDQDGKAKVGIDDFAKKIIGKIDDVNFPNLGMKINANQPLFSIKQGNRKVSFNSPVTGSVTQINNTLKDNMDSLEVSSYENNWICSIDADNLDSEIRNLQIGNSAVALYQEDIEKYMEEISKLNTDSEEKKETIFKGEIAELNDFDYDKIVKKFFTA, encoded by the coding sequence ATGGCACTCTTTATTTTAGCCGTAATAATTTTTGTAATTGCAGATATTCTAATTCGTTTTATTATAAAACGAGTACAAGAAAAGAAAATAAAAATAGAAAGAGAAAATGTTCTAAAGGTAAGTTTAAATTTGGATTTCTCTAAAGAAGCTAAAACTTTAAAGAGAGCTGAAGTGGATAATCCAAAAGCAAAGATTCTTTGTGTTGATGATGAAGAAATTATTTTATCAAGTTTTAGAAAAATTCTTGTGCTTGATGGATACGCCGTTGATACTGTAGAAACTGGACAAGAAGCTCTTCACTTAGTTCAAATAAATCACTATGATTTTGTTTTTACAGATTTGAAAATGCCATCTATGGATGGAGTTGATGTTGCAAAAGGTGTAAAACATTTAAGACCAGATATTGATGTTGTAATTATTACCGGTTATGCAACTGTTGAAAGCGCAGTTGAAGTAATGAAATTCGGTGCAATGGATTATGTACAAAAACCATTTACAGAAGATGAACTTTTAGAATTTGTAAAAAAATCTTTAATCAAGAGATTAGATAGAATTAAAAAAACACTTCGTCCACAAGTTCATATTTCTCATTTAACCGGAAGTGAATATTTTAATTCGGGAGAATTTGCAATTCCCGGCGGAGTATTTATTTCAAAAAATCATTGCTGGCTTGCAATAGATCAAGATGGAAAAGCTAAAGTTGGAATTGATGATTTCGCAAAAAAAATAATCGGTAAAATTGATGATGTAAATTTTCCAAATCTCGGAATGAAAATTAATGCTAATCAGCCATTGTTCAGCATTAAGCAAGGTAATAGAAAAGTTAGTTTTAATTCTCCCGTTACCGGAAGTGTTACGCAAATCAATAATACACTAAAAGATAATATGGATTCGTTAGAAGTTTCATCATACGAAAATAATTGGATATGCTCGATTGATGCAGATAATTTGGATAGTGAAATTAGAAATCTTCAAATTGGAAATTCTGCAGTTGCTTTGTATCAAGAAGATATTGAAAAGTATATGGAAGAAATTTCTAAATTAAATACCGATTCGGAAGAGAAAAAAGAAACAATCTTTAAAGGTGAAATTGCAGAATTAAATGATTTTGATTACGATAAAATAGTTAAGAAATTTTTTACAGCTTAA